A single region of the Fusobacterium sp. FSA-380-WT-3A genome encodes:
- the pfkA gene encoding 6-phosphofructokinase has protein sequence MRRIAILTSGGDAPGMNTAIRAAVKMAQYKGMEVYGIRRGYHGMLMDEIFLIDGRFLSGIIEKGGTALLTARCPEFKDPKYRAIAAENLKRRGIEGLIVIGGDGSYRGADLLSKEHGIKVVGLPGTIDNDIIGTDYTIGFDTCLNTILDAISKLRDTATSHERTILVEVMGRRAGDLAVHSCICGGGDGILIPEVENSIEMLAFQIKQRRNTGRLHDIVLVAEGVGNIFDVEKELKEKVTTEVRTVILGHIQRGGTPSGRDRMLATQMAVKAVELLEAGEGGIMVGVERGDVVTHPISYAWEGTKRNNILDLYRIADIFSR, from the coding sequence ATGAGAAGAATAGCTATCTTAACAAGTGGTGGAGATGCACCTGGTATGAATACAGCTATTAGAGCTGCAGTAAAAATGGCTCAATATAAAGGAATGGAAGTTTATGGTATAAGAAGAGGATATCATGGAATGTTAATGGATGAAATCTTTTTAATAGATGGACGTTTCCTATCTGGAATAATTGAAAAAGGAGGAACAGCTCTTTTAACTGCAAGATGTCCAGAATTTAAAGACCCTAAATATAGAGCAATAGCAGCTGAAAATTTAAAAAGAAGAGGAATTGAAGGACTTATAGTAATAGGTGGAGATGGTTCATATAGAGGAGCTGACCTTTTAAGTAAAGAACATGGAATAAAAGTAGTTGGTCTTCCTGGAACAATAGATAATGATATTATTGGAACTGATTATACTATAGGATTTGATACTTGTTTAAATACAATATTAGATGCTATTTCTAAATTAAGAGATACAGCCACTTCTCATGAAAGAACAATTCTTGTAGAAGTTATGGGAAGAAGAGCTGGAGATTTAGCTGTTCATTCTTGTATTTGTGGTGGAGGAGATGGAATCTTAATACCAGAAGTAGAAAATTCTATTGAAATGCTTGCTTTCCAAATAAAACAAAGAAGAAATACTGGAAGATTACATGATATAGTTCTTGTAGCTGAAGGTGTAGGAAATATATTTGATGTAGAAAAAGAACTAAAAGAAAAAGTTACAACAGAAGTAAGAACAGTTATTTTAGGTCATATCCAAAGAGGAGGAACTCCTAGTGGAAGAGATAGAATGTTAGCTACTCAAATGGCTGTAAAAGCTGTTGAACTATTAGAAGCTGGAGAAGGTGGAATAATGGTTGGAGTTGAACGTGGAGATGTAGTTACTCATCCTATTTCTTATGCTTGGGAAGGAACAAAAAGAAATAATATTTTAGATTTATATCGTATTGCTGATATATTTTCTAGATAA
- a CDS encoding acetyl-CoA carboxylase carboxyltransferase subunit alpha, with the protein MDFEKELLEIEAKIKELEEFAKNKEVDLTEEIEKQKELYRDKIKEVYSNLTDWDKVSIARHPNRPNTLDYIRGITEDFVELHGDRLYGDDPAIVGGLCKIEGQKFVVIGHQKGKDINEKIRRNFGMANPEGYRKALRLMRIAQRFNIPILTLVDTAGAFPGIEAEERGQGEAIARNLMKMMGFRVPIISVIIGEGGSGGALALAVADKVFMLEHSIYSVISPEGCAAILFKNGALAEKAANNLKISAQNLKKLGIIDDIIPEPLGGAHRDILCAQINLKNAVISSITELKKINIDTLLKNRYNKFRKIGFFLEEVDEEITEKTSQVENNEEKN; encoded by the coding sequence GTGGATTTTGAAAAAGAACTTTTAGAGATAGAGGCAAAAATAAAAGAACTTGAAGAGTTTGCAAAAAATAAAGAAGTAGATTTAACAGAGGAAATTGAAAAACAAAAAGAATTATACAGAGATAAAATAAAAGAAGTCTATTCAAATTTAACAGATTGGGATAAAGTTTCTATAGCAAGACACCCAAATAGACCAAATACTTTAGACTATATTAGAGGGATAACAGAAGATTTTGTTGAATTACATGGAGATAGACTTTATGGAGATGACCCTGCTATAGTTGGAGGACTTTGTAAAATCGAAGGACAAAAATTTGTTGTAATTGGTCATCAAAAAGGTAAAGACATAAATGAAAAAATTCGTAGAAACTTTGGAATGGCAAATCCAGAAGGTTATAGAAAAGCTTTAAGACTTATGAGAATAGCTCAAAGATTTAATATTCCAATTCTTACTTTAGTAGATACAGCTGGAGCTTTTCCAGGAATTGAAGCAGAAGAAAGAGGACAAGGTGAAGCTATAGCAAGAAATCTTATGAAAATGATGGGATTTAGAGTTCCAATTATTTCTGTTATTATTGGAGAAGGAGGAAGTGGAGGAGCTTTAGCTCTAGCAGTGGCTGATAAAGTTTTCATGTTAGAACACTCTATTTATTCAGTAATTTCTCCAGAAGGTTGTGCAGCTATATTATTTAAAAATGGAGCTTTAGCTGAAAAAGCAGCTAATAACTTAAAAATATCAGCTCAAAACTTAAAAAAATTAGGAATTATAGATGATATAATTCCAGAACCTTTAGGTGGAGCTCATAGAGATATTTTATGCGCACAAATTAACCTAAAAAATGCTGTTATCTCATCAATTACTGAATTAAAGAAAATAAATATAGATACTTTACTAAAAAATAGATATAATAAATTTAGAAAAATTGGTTTCTTCTTAGAAGAAGTAGATGAGGAAATTACAGAGAAAACATCTCAAGTAGAAAATAATGAGGAAAAAAATTAA
- the accD gene encoding acetyl-CoA carboxylase, carboxyltransferase subunit beta, which yields MRFFSLRKKKYATLTVKDEIDESKMLENDKKKSGITEEASELWEKCPECGEIILKKDIGRNLYRCPSCGYYYRMSARERINLLIDGGTFVEEDANLQTEDFLGFEGYKSKVEKAEGKTGMNEAVVSGIGEIKGIKVSIAVMDFDFLGGSMGSVVGEKITRALERALEMRIPAIVVSSSGGARMYEGIVSLMQMAKTSAAVHRLKKAGIPYISIPVNPTTGGVTASFAMLGDVIITEPKALIGFAGQRVIEQTIKQKLPKGFQTSEFLLQHGMLDIISKREEMKDIVAKVLSNLV from the coding sequence ATGAGATTTTTTTCTTTAAGAAAGAAAAAGTATGCGACTTTAACAGTAAAAGATGAAATAGATGAAAGTAAAATGCTTGAAAATGATAAAAAGAAAAGTGGTATTACAGAAGAAGCTTCAGAACTTTGGGAAAAATGTCCCGAGTGTGGAGAGATAATACTTAAAAAAGATATAGGAAGAAATCTTTATAGATGTCCTAGTTGTGGATATTATTATAGAATGAGTGCCAGAGAAAGAATAAACTTATTAATTGATGGTGGAACTTTTGTAGAAGAGGATGCAAACTTACAAACAGAAGATTTTTTAGGGTTTGAAGGTTATAAATCGAAAGTAGAAAAAGCTGAAGGAAAAACAGGGATGAATGAAGCTGTTGTTTCTGGTATTGGAGAAATTAAAGGAATAAAAGTAAGTATTGCTGTTATGGATTTTGATTTTTTAGGTGGAAGTATGGGTTCTGTTGTTGGAGAAAAGATTACTAGAGCTTTAGAGAGAGCTTTAGAAATGAGAATTCCAGCTATAGTTGTTTCTAGTTCAGGAGGAGCTAGAATGTATGAGGGAATTGTTTCATTAATGCAAATGGCTAAAACATCAGCTGCTGTTCATCGTCTAAAAAAAGCTGGAATTCCATATATTTCTATTCCAGTAAATCCAACAACAGGAGGAGTTACAGCTTCTTTTGCTATGTTAGGTGATGTAATAATAACAGAACCAAAAGCTTTAATTGGTTTTGCTGGACAAAGAGTTATAGAACAAACTATCAAACAAAAACTTCCTAAAGGATTCCAAACAAGTGAGTTTTTACTTCAACATGGAATGTTGGATATAATCAGTAAAAGAGAAGAAATGAAAGATATTGTAGCTAAAGTTTTAAGTAACTTAGTCTAG
- a CDS encoding LPP20 family lipoprotein, producing the protein MKKTMFILLATTLIGCSGLQNFSTNPNNLSVICKEKIANNVDMSREIYGIGKAKISSSGQFVVEGKAREAALNQIKAKISAEVEKSFQQQMNLVDNYSKRIYNNSMKELKDYTTNVLVGNVVEKESFVADGYLYIIVTTSLEDIFRQSKFTFIEFTSDLIKRLEVIKSNVTNMEYVAPLETLNVTPIENEKGEDTLKLDEELILK; encoded by the coding sequence ATGAAAAAAACTATGTTTATTCTACTTGCAACTACCCTAATTGGATGTAGTGGATTACAAAATTTCTCTACAAATCCTAATAATTTATCTGTAATTTGTAAAGAAAAAATAGCTAATAATGTGGATATGTCTAGAGAGATTTATGGTATCGGAAAGGCTAAAATTTCATCATCAGGTCAATTTGTAGTTGAAGGAAAAGCTAGAGAAGCAGCTTTAAATCAAATAAAAGCTAAAATTTCAGCTGAAGTTGAAAAAAGTTTCCAACAACAAATGAATTTAGTAGACAATTATTCTAAGAGAATTTATAACAATTCTATGAAAGAATTAAAAGATTATACTACTAATGTATTAGTTGGAAATGTTGTTGAAAAAGAATCTTTTGTAGCTGATGGATACTTATACATAATAGTGACAACTTCTTTAGAAGATATTTTTAGACAATCAAAATTCACTTTTATTGAATTTACTAGTGATTTAATAAAAAGATTAGAAGTTATAAAATCTAATGTAACTAATATGGAATATGTTGCACCTCTAGAAACTTTAAATGTTACTCCAATAGAAAATGAAAAAGGAGAGGACACATTAAAATTAGATGAAGAACTTATCCTTAAATAA
- a CDS encoding toxin-antitoxin system YwqK family antitoxin — translation MKNLSLNNIKKYFILSLFLLTACTNTEKLYKNNQYRISTVNENGNGYVLNLYFNKTNIKDIFKVSSNNIDGEYKEFYPSGKLKYSINYKNGNQEGIAKKYYENGKLALEGFFIDDLPNGKFTYYFDNGNISKIENYHNGYLDGEYIEYYENNKIKIKVSYSDGYKIGDYFSYYENGKLKETGKYVAGKRNGIWKYYNENGKLISKNDYADKGYIRIE, via the coding sequence ATGAAGAACTTATCCTTAAATAATATAAAAAAATACTTTATCCTTTCACTTTTTCTTTTAACTGCTTGTACTAATACAGAAAAACTTTACAAGAATAATCAATATAGAATTTCTACAGTAAATGAAAATGGAAATGGTTATGTATTAAATCTTTATTTTAATAAAACTAATATAAAAGATATTTTTAAAGTTTCTTCTAATAATATAGATGGTGAATATAAAGAATTTTATCCTTCTGGAAAATTAAAATATTCAATAAATTATAAAAATGGAAATCAAGAAGGAATTGCTAAAAAATATTATGAAAATGGAAAGTTAGCTTTAGAGGGATTTTTTATAGATGATTTACCTAATGGTAAATTTACTTATTATTTTGATAATGGGAATATTTCTAAAATTGAAAATTATCACAATGGATATTTAGATGGTGAATATATAGAATATTATGAAAATAATAAAATAAAAATAAAAGTTTCATATTCTGATGGTTATAAAATAGGTGATTATTTTTCTTACTATGAAAATGGAAAGTTAAAAGAAACTGGAAAATATGTAGCAGGAAAAAGAAATGGAATATGGAAATATTATAATGAAAATGGAAAATTAATCTCTAAAAATGATTACGCTGATAAAGGTTATATTAGAATAGAATAA
- a CDS encoding DMT family transporter yields MKNKKYLGAGLVCFAASLWGFDGIVLTPRLHQLSVPFVVFILHFIPFLFMSCFFGKEEIKNIKKLPKKDIFYYFCIGLFGGSLGTISIVKALFLVNFQHLTVVTLLQKTQPIFALILARIILKEKLSKNFFFLTFLAMIGGYIMTFEFALPHSSGSGNILSASLLALLAAFSFGSSTAFGKRILTNSSFRTALYTRFLFTSIITFIITLFKGDLVYFTRVTSFQWLIFITIMLTSGSMAIMIYYRGLRYIDASVATICELAFPISSVVFDYIFNGRLLTGQQFIGAIILVFTIIAIGKTQK; encoded by the coding sequence GTGAAAAACAAAAAATATTTAGGAGCGGGATTAGTATGTTTTGCTGCTTCTCTTTGGGGATTTGATGGAATTGTTTTAACTCCTAGATTACATCAATTAAGTGTTCCCTTTGTAGTTTTTATTCTACATTTTATCCCTTTTCTTTTTATGAGTTGTTTTTTTGGAAAAGAGGAAATAAAAAATATAAAAAAATTACCTAAAAAAGATATTTTTTATTATTTTTGTATAGGATTATTTGGAGGTTCTTTAGGAACAATTTCTATAGTAAAGGCTCTATTTTTAGTAAATTTTCAACACTTAACAGTTGTAACTTTATTACAAAAAACTCAACCTATATTTGCTTTAATTTTAGCTAGAATTATTTTAAAAGAAAAATTGAGTAAGAACTTTTTCTTTTTAACATTTTTAGCTATGATTGGTGGATATATAATGACATTTGAATTTGCTTTACCTCATTCAAGTGGAAGTGGAAATATATTATCAGCTAGTTTATTGGCTTTACTTGCTGCTTTTTCATTTGGAAGTTCTACTGCCTTTGGAAAGAGAATTTTAACTAATTCTTCTTTTAGGACAGCACTATATACAAGATTTCTTTTTACAAGTATAATTACCTTTATAATAACTTTATTTAAAGGAGATTTAGTATATTTTACAAGAGTAACTTCATTTCAATGGTTGATTTTTATAACTATAATGCTTACAAGTGGTAGTATGGCAATTATGATTTATTATAGAGGACTTAGATATATAGATGCCAGTGTGGCTACTATTTGTGAATTAGCTTTTCCAATATCATCAGTTGTGTTTGATTATATTTTTAATGGAAGATTACTAACAGGACAACAATTTATAGGTGCAATTATTTTAGTATTTACAATAATAGCAATAGGAAAAACACAAAAATAA
- a CDS encoding PolC-type DNA polymerase III, protein MSRKILIKSKPDFFHSVGAKNLLVKEIVYEELYKKLKISCQLKDPTFLCETDIVTTDLQKKFGESLSVEFNIEYENLQITQKILTEIVEKAIEKLKLRNAVSKSFLFLYRIRIEEKNIYIELKNEMAIATLYESKINLKLENLLSEFGINDFKISFIPGDFSKEINEIEKEKEDRIITLSQKIDSENEKNSQTPKEENNNQNNEKKYNAVAFRKTKEIKGKSISIDEFSEIFDNDICILEGEVFNFEKRELKTGNLLYVMRITDNKNSVTTKMFVKPDENLEVKVGDFIKVSGRKQIDTFSENEEILLVSSLNKMEKTKISKEDVSEEKMVELHTHSKMSEMVGVTEIGDLIKRAKSYGHTSMAITDYSVVHTFPFAFKQTKKDENFKVILGCEMYMVDDTKQMINNPKDILIEDESFVIFDLETTGLNSHEHEIIEIGAIKMEGTRIVDKFSKFVKPKRPVPEKIKNLTNITDGMLESADSIEVVLPEFMKFVGDSTMVAHNAKFDMSFIRRDCKRILGIDYEPSVIDTLQMARDIFPELKGYGLGHLTKKLGVALESHHRAVDDSQATAGMFKIFLEKYYEKGVKKVSEINGAFPINIQKQDTINILVLAKNLAGLKNIYKLVSFAHKDNFGNKKPRVKKSEILAHRDGIFVGACNTVHFMNNGELAINYLDYNFKEMEKAVDFYDYVELLPKENYNEFIEEDGTNRIMSYKAIEEMNKYLYDLAKRHNKLVTGSSNVHYLEREEKDIRSILLYGSGNVFNERQYTIDNGFYFRTTDELLKEFSYLGEDIAHEIVITNTNKISNEIEKVQPIPDGFYPPELDNAENIVREMTYEKAYRIYGDPLPEIVSARLERELKAIIGHGFSVLYLSAQKLVKKSLDNGYLVGSRGSVGSSLVAFMMGITEVNALYPHYICTDPNCKYSEFIEKEGAGVDLPEKNCPKCGKPLKRDGHSIPFEVFMGFDGDKVPDIDLNFSGEYQSEIHRYCEELFGKSNVFKAGTISTLADKNAIGYVKKYYEDHHLNISKAEIIRKASKVEGAKKTTGQHPGGMVIVPKYKEVFDFCPIQHPANDMQNDSITTHFDYHVMDEQLVKLDILGHDDPTTIKMLQEYTGVNVYDIPIADPETLKIFSGTEVLGVTPEEIGSVVGTYGVPEFGTGFVRQMLEDTLPKTFAELVRISGLSHGTDVWLNNAQEFIREGTATLSEVITVRDDIMNYLIDSGMEKVTAFKIMEFVRKGKPSKEPENWEKFSNMMKEKNVKEWYIESCKRIKYMFPKGHAVAYVMMAMRIAYFKIHYPLAFYAAYLTRKMEDFDFEMMGSKELAKAKLQELNKEPKLDVKKKTQMAICEIVLEMYARGFEFLGIDLYKSEGFRFTIEDEKIRVPLMGISGLGASVVENIIAERNIEKFISYEDLKRRTKMSTTVLDKLKTLNAVKNLSDTNQISLF, encoded by the coding sequence ATGAGTAGAAAGATTTTAATTAAATCTAAACCAGACTTTTTCCATAGTGTTGGAGCCAAAAATTTACTGGTAAAAGAAATTGTATATGAAGAATTATATAAAAAATTAAAAATAAGTTGCCAGTTAAAAGACCCAACTTTTTTATGTGAAACAGACATAGTAACGACAGATTTACAAAAAAAGTTTGGAGAGAGTCTTTCTGTAGAATTTAATATAGAGTATGAAAATCTACAAATTACTCAAAAAATTTTAACTGAAATTGTTGAGAAAGCTATAGAAAAATTAAAACTTAGAAATGCTGTTTCAAAATCTTTTTTATTTCTTTATAGAATTAGAATAGAAGAAAAAAATATTTATATAGAATTAAAAAATGAAATGGCAATTGCTACTTTATATGAGTCAAAAATAAATTTAAAATTAGAAAATTTATTATCTGAATTTGGAATAAATGATTTTAAAATTTCTTTTATTCCTGGAGATTTTTCAAAAGAGATTAATGAGATTGAAAAGGAAAAAGAAGACAGAATCATAACTTTGAGTCAGAAAATAGATAGTGAAAATGAGAAAAATTCTCAAACTCCTAAAGAAGAAAATAACAATCAAAATAATGAAAAAAAATACAATGCTGTGGCCTTTAGAAAAACTAAAGAAATTAAAGGAAAATCTATATCTATAGATGAATTTTCAGAGATTTTTGATAATGATATTTGTATTTTAGAAGGAGAAGTTTTTAACTTTGAAAAAAGAGAATTAAAAACAGGAAATTTACTTTATGTTATGAGAATAACAGATAATAAAAATTCTGTTACTACAAAAATGTTTGTAAAACCTGATGAGAATTTAGAAGTTAAAGTTGGAGATTTTATAAAAGTAAGTGGAAGAAAGCAAATTGATACTTTTAGTGAAAATGAAGAGATATTACTAGTATCTTCTCTTAATAAAATGGAAAAAACTAAAATTTCAAAAGAGGATGTTTCTGAAGAAAAAATGGTAGAATTACATACTCATAGTAAAATGAGTGAGATGGTTGGAGTTACAGAGATAGGAGATTTAATAAAAAGAGCTAAATCTTATGGACATACAAGTATGGCAATTACAGACTATTCTGTAGTTCATACTTTCCCTTTTGCATTTAAACAAACTAAAAAAGATGAAAATTTTAAAGTCATTTTAGGTTGTGAAATGTATATGGTAGATGACACTAAACAAATGATTAATAATCCAAAAGACATTCTTATAGAAGATGAAAGTTTTGTAATTTTTGACTTAGAAACAACAGGACTTAATTCACATGAGCATGAGATTATAGAGATTGGTGCTATAAAAATGGAGGGAACAAGAATTGTTGACAAGTTTTCTAAATTTGTAAAACCTAAACGCCCTGTTCCTGAAAAAATTAAAAATTTAACAAATATAACTGATGGAATGTTAGAAAGTGCCGATTCAATAGAAGTAGTTTTACCTGAATTTATGAAATTTGTTGGAGATTCTACAATGGTAGCTCATAATGCTAAATTTGATATGAGTTTTATAAGAAGAGATTGTAAGAGAATTTTAGGAATTGATTATGAGCCTAGTGTTATAGATACATTACAGATGGCAAGAGATATATTTCCAGAATTAAAAGGTTATGGATTAGGTCATCTTACAAAAAAATTAGGGGTTGCTTTAGAAAGTCACCATAGAGCAGTTGATGACTCACAAGCAACTGCTGGAATGTTTAAAATTTTCTTAGAAAAATATTATGAAAAAGGAGTAAAAAAAGTTTCAGAAATAAATGGAGCTTTTCCTATAAATATTCAAAAACAAGATACTATAAATATTCTTGTTCTTGCTAAAAATTTAGCTGGATTAAAAAATATTTATAAACTTGTATCCTTTGCTCATAAAGATAATTTTGGAAATAAAAAACCAAGAGTTAAGAAATCAGAAATTTTAGCCCATAGAGATGGAATATTTGTTGGGGCATGTAATACAGTTCACTTTATGAATAATGGAGAACTTGCTATAAATTATCTTGATTATAATTTTAAAGAAATGGAGAAAGCAGTTGATTTTTATGATTATGTGGAGCTTCTTCCAAAAGAAAATTATAATGAATTTATAGAAGAAGATGGAACTAATAGAATTATGTCATACAAAGCTATTGAGGAAATGAATAAATATCTTTATGATTTAGCTAAAAGACATAATAAGTTAGTAACAGGAAGTTCTAATGTTCATTATCTTGAAAGAGAAGAAAAAGATATAAGAAGTATTTTATTATATGGTAGTGGAAATGTATTTAACGAAAGACAATATACTATTGATAATGGATTTTATTTCAGAACTACTGATGAGCTATTAAAAGAGTTTTCTTATTTAGGAGAAGATATAGCTCATGAAATAGTTATTACAAATACAAATAAAATTTCTAATGAGATTGAAAAAGTTCAACCAATACCAGATGGATTTTATCCACCAGAGCTTGATAATGCAGAAAATATAGTTAGAGAAATGACTTATGAAAAAGCTTATAGAATTTATGGAGACCCTCTTCCAGAAATAGTTTCAGCTCGTCTTGAAAGAGAGTTAAAAGCTATTATAGGACATGGATTTTCAGTTTTATATTTATCAGCTCAAAAATTGGTTAAAAAATCTTTGGATAATGGATATTTAGTAGGGTCAAGAGGTTCAGTTGGTTCTTCATTAGTTGCTTTTATGATGGGAATTACAGAGGTTAATGCTCTATATCCTCATTATATTTGTACAGACCCAAATTGTAAATATTCAGAATTTATTGAAAAAGAGGGAGCTGGAGTTGACTTACCAGAAAAAAATTGTCCAAAATGTGGTAAACCTTTAAAAAGAGATGGACATTCAATACCATTTGAAGTTTTCATGGGATTTGATGGAGATAAAGTTCCAGATATAGACTTAAACTTTTCAGGGGAATATCAATCAGAAATTCACAGATATTGTGAAGAATTATTTGGAAAATCTAATGTCTTTAAGGCTGGAACAATATCAACTTTAGCTGATAAAAACGCCATTGGTTATGTAAAAAAATATTATGAAGACCACCATTTGAATATTTCAAAAGCAGAAATTATTAGAAAAGCTTCAAAAGTAGAGGGAGCTAAAAAGACAACAGGACAACATCCAGGTGGGATGGTTATAGTTCCTAAATATAAAGAAGTTTTTGATTTCTGTCCAATACAACATCCAGCTAATGATATGCAAAATGATTCTATCACTACTCATTTTGATTACCATGTTATGGATGAACAATTAGTAAAATTAGATATACTAGGGCATGATGACCCGACAACTATAAAAATGTTACAAGAATATACAGGAGTAAATGTTTATGATATTCCTATTGCTGACCCTGAAACTTTAAAAATATTTTCAGGAACAGAAGTTTTAGGAGTTACTCCTGAAGAGATTGGCTCTGTTGTAGGAACTTATGGAGTTCCAGAATTTGGTACAGGATTTGTAAGACAAATGTTGGAAGATACTTTACCAAAAACTTTTGCTGAACTTGTTAGAATTTCTGGACTTTCTCATGGAACAGATGTTTGGCTTAATAATGCTCAAGAATTTATTCGTGAGGGAACAGCAACTCTATCAGAAGTTATTACAGTAAGAGACGACATTATGAACTATTTAATAGACAGTGGAATGGAAAAAGTTACAGCTTTCAAAATAATGGAATTTGTAAGAAAAGGAAAACCATCTAAAGAGCCTGAGAATTGGGAAAAATTCTCAAATATGATGAAAGAAAAAAATGTAAAAGAGTGGTATATAGAATCTTGTAAAAGAATAAAATATATGTTCCCTAAAGGACATGCTGTAGCCTATGTTATGATGGCCATGAGAATAGCTTATTTTAAAATTCATTATCCATTAGCTTTTTATGCAGCTTATCTTACTCGTAAGATGGAGGATTTTGATTTTGAAATGATGGGAAGCAAAGAATTAGCAAAAGCAAAACTACAAGAGCTTAATAAAGAACCTAAGCTTGATGTTAAGAAAAAAACACAGATGGCTATATGTGAAATTGTTTTAGAGATGTATGCTAGAGGTTTTGAATTTTTAGGAATTGATTTGTATAAATCAGAAGGATTTAGATTTACAATAGAAGACGAAAAAATAAGAGTTCCATTAATGGGAATATCTGGATTAGGAGCAAGTGTAGTAGAAAATATTATAGCTGAAAGAAATATTGAAAAATTTATTTCTTATGAAGATTTAAAAAGAAGAACAAAAATGTCAACTACTGTTTTAGATAAATTAAAAACTCTTAATGCAGTAAAAAATCTAAGTGATACAAATCAAATTAGTCTATTTTAG
- a CDS encoding RNA methyltransferase, whose translation MRDKIYLGLVHYPVYNKNKSVVCTSVTNFDIHDISRTCRTYNVKEYDLIVPLDAQKQLTERIIGYWQDGSGGEYNKDRESAFVNTRVRESIEETIKHIEEVEGERPIIITTSAHIFPNSISYPALSEKIFSDDKPYLFLFGTGWGLIKEVMDMSDFILEPIRGTTKYNHLSVRAAVAIILDRILGEK comes from the coding sequence ATGAGAGATAAAATATATTTAGGATTAGTTCATTATCCTGTTTACAATAAAAATAAATCTGTTGTTTGTACTTCAGTTACAAATTTTGATATACATGATATTTCAAGAACATGTAGAACTTATAATGTAAAAGAATATGACTTAATAGTTCCATTAGATGCTCAAAAACAACTTACAGAAAGAATCATAGGATATTGGCAAGATGGAAGTGGAGGAGAATACAACAAGGATAGAGAATCAGCTTTTGTAAATACAAGAGTTAGAGAATCTATTGAGGAAACTATAAAACATATTGAAGAAGTAGAAGGGGAAAGACCTATAATAATAACAACTTCAGCTCATATTTTCCCAAACTCAATTAGTTATCCAGCTCTTTCTGAAAAAATATTTTCAGATGATAAACCATATCTTTTCCTATTTGGTACAGGTTGGGGATTAATAAAAGAGGTTATGGATATGTCAGATTTCATATTAGAACCAATAAGAGGAACTACAAAATATAATCATTTATCTGTTCGTGCTGCAGTAGCTATTATATTAGATAGAATTTTAGGTGAGAAATAA
- the trmD gene encoding tRNA (guanosine(37)-N1)-methyltransferase TrmD, translating to MKINILTLFPELFQGFKTQSIIGRAIKNQLIEINIVNIRDFCFDKHKQADDIPFGGEGGMVMKPEPLFRALETVGGKVIYTSPQGIIFNQEVALKLKEEEEITIIAGHYEGIDERVVEEKVDMEISIGDFVLTGGELPAMVIVDAISRLIPGVITKASYENDSFFNGLLDYPQYTRPAEYMGLKVPEVLTSGNHKKIKEWRIKESLKRTYLRRPDLLEKKILDKTEKKLFNEMLRELKENEN from the coding sequence ATGAAAATAAATATTTTAACTTTATTTCCAGAATTATTTCAAGGGTTTAAAACTCAAAGTATAATTGGAAGAGCTATCAAAAATCAATTAATAGAAATTAATATAGTGAATATAAGAGATTTTTGTTTTGACAAACATAAACAAGCTGATGATATTCCATTTGGAGGAGAAGGGGGAATGGTTATGAAACCAGAACCTCTTTTTCGCGCTTTAGAAACTGTAGGTGGAAAAGTGATTTATACATCACCTCAAGGAATTATTTTCAATCAAGAAGTGGCTCTTAAATTAAAAGAGGAAGAAGAAATTACAATTATAGCAGGACACTATGAAGGAATAGATGAAAGAGTAGTAGAAGAAAAAGTAGATATGGAAATTTCTATTGGAGATTTTGTTCTTACAGGAGGAGAACTTCCAGCTATGGTCATAGTAGATGCTATTTCAAGACTTATTCCTGGAGTCATTACAAAAGCTTCTTATGAAAATGATTCTTTTTTTAATGGGCTTTTAGATTATCCACAATATACTAGACCAGCAGAATATATGGGACTTAAGGTTCCTGAAGTTCTAACTTCTGGAAATCATAAAAAGATAAAAGAGTGGAGAATAAAGGAAAGTTTAAAAAGAACATATTTAAGAAGACCTGATTTATTAGAGAAAAAAATTCTTGATAAAACAGAAAAAAAACTTTTTAATGAAATGTTAAGAGAATTAAAAGAAAATGAAAATTAG